The Candidatus Saccharimonadales bacterium genome window below encodes:
- a CDS encoding NUDIX domain-containing protein, producing MNHPIPVVTCTIYRGDKFLVIRRWDGAKKFGGHWGFPGGKVDPDETIAGALKREVFEETSLELEDKFLLIDSYYYEGSLGLHFAVYATSEDVHCLEGYEYRWLSSLDELQKLKRIPGIDYHIVKGTELLKQQGPFLSLKAVDYVPEKYIN from the coding sequence ATGAATCATCCCATCCCGGTCGTGACCTGCACTATCTATAGAGGCGACAAATTTCTTGTTATCAGACGATGGGATGGGGCCAAGAAGTTCGGAGGCCATTGGGGCTTTCCTGGCGGAAAAGTTGACCCTGACGAGACCATCGCTGGGGCCCTGAAGCGTGAGGTGTTTGAAGAGACCAGCCTCGAACTAGAAGACAAGTTCCTCCTGATCGACTCGTACTACTACGAAGGTTCACTCGGGCTTCACTTCGCAGTATACGCGACTAGCGAAGATGTCCACTGCCTCGAAGGCTATGAGTATCGCTGGTTAAGTAGCCTCGATGAACTCCAGAAGCTCAAGCGAATACCGGGCATCGATTACCATATTGTCAAAGGGACGGAACTCCTGAAACAGCAGGGCCCGTTCCTCTCTCTTAAGGCCGTTGATTACGTCCCGGAGAAATATATCAACTAG
- the ddlA gene encoding D-alanine--D-alanine ligase, producing MTDNTQSSKQKVRVGIFFGGQSAEHEVSLQSAKNVVEALDKAKFEPVLIGIDKQGQWHLQDSFKLLEEGRTFDRTALETKGSDGVVTFLPGSQTRELVDSGSGRHDKPIDVAFPVLHGPRGEDGTIQGFFELANVPYVGSGVLGSAVGMDKDVMKRLLRDASVPITDFVALHDVDRHEIDLDGLIDRFGLPMFVKPANMGSSIGVSRATDKATLQKAIDDAFQFDQKILIEKTIEGDEIECSVLGNEKPRASTVGRVIPKDNFYSYDAKYLDDEAAKLEIPAKIPEAVVKKAQKTAVEAFKVLGCEGMARVDMFATKDGQILVNEVNTIPGFTMISMYPKLWEASGLSYSDLITELINLAIERFKKRNSLKKSLH from the coding sequence ATGACAGATAATACTCAATCTTCCAAACAGAAAGTACGCGTCGGCATCTTTTTTGGTGGCCAGTCGGCTGAGCATGAAGTCTCTCTTCAATCAGCCAAGAATGTCGTTGAAGCTCTTGACAAGGCCAAATTTGAACCAGTTCTGATCGGCATCGACAAACAAGGCCAGTGGCATCTTCAAGATTCATTCAAGCTCCTCGAGGAGGGGCGCACATTCGACCGCACCGCCCTCGAAACTAAGGGTTCTGATGGCGTTGTGACATTTCTGCCCGGTAGCCAGACAAGAGAGCTGGTTGACAGTGGCTCTGGTCGTCACGACAAACCTATCGATGTTGCCTTCCCGGTGCTTCACGGACCACGTGGCGAAGACGGGACGATTCAGGGCTTCTTTGAACTGGCTAATGTCCCCTACGTAGGGTCAGGTGTCCTCGGCTCGGCTGTCGGCATGGATAAGGATGTCATGAAGCGGCTGCTTCGTGATGCCAGCGTTCCCATTACTGACTTTGTGGCTCTCCATGATGTTGATCGCCATGAGATCGATCTAGATGGACTGATTGACAGATTCGGCCTGCCAATGTTCGTTAAACCTGCCAACATGGGTTCGTCGATTGGTGTTAGCAGGGCCACCGATAAAGCGACCCTCCAGAAAGCAATCGATGACGCGTTTCAGTTTGATCAGAAGATCCTTATTGAGAAAACTATCGAGGGTGACGAGATAGAGTGTTCGGTTCTCGGAAATGAGAAGCCGAGAGCTTCGACTGTCGGTCGGGTCATCCCGAAAGATAACTTTTATAGCTACGACGCCAAGTATCTCGATGACGAAGCAGCCAAACTGGAAATCCCGGCGAAGATACCCGAAGCAGTTGTCAAGAAAGCTCAGAAGACGGCTGTCGAAGCCTTCAAAGTCCTCGGCTGCGAAGGCATGGCTCGGGTCGACATGTTTGCCACCAAGGATGGCCAGATTCTGGTCAATGAGGTTAATACCATCCCCGGCTTTACGATGATCAGTATGTATCCAAAGCTATGGGAGGCTAGTGGCCTCTCTTACTCTGATCTAATAACCGAACTCATCAACTTAGCCATAGAACGCTTCAAGAAGCGTAACTCGCTGAAGAAGAGCCTGCATTAG
- a CDS encoding heavy metal-binding domain-containing protein — translation MGEDIMDDQQYQDPTQAPTPASRPPALSGLSGNEMYCAALLGYRPGNIIVGNSVFSMGITGGLHSEFKAAIGGELTSITSMIQEGRKRAFGRVESEVAQYQGCGVTGVTNDLLFQGRHIEFLSIGSALHRSDGQVTNGAFTSSADGQELYCMMDAGFAPISFVFGNVAYAIGIGRNFFGELRTLAKGEVTQYSNVFNTTRQRAIERIANEAREAGANSVVGIRTSIQPFETPEVQEMVMTGTAVNHQAVSQYGIGQRSIGGVVTSDLTAEEMWNVVNMGYMPIQLVLGTSVYSLGVIGGIRATLKNMIRGEITTETQMIYGAREQSLKRIMDQAQQVGADDVLGIKTYVYELGTNLLEFLAIGTAVKRIDGLTTRSQQLPPQAIIRDKDTFVNTAQTDISTALNNQQQNPSPQTPPSTNPQQAQPQQQQRPW, via the coding sequence GTGGGCGAGGACATCATGGACGATCAACAGTACCAGGACCCAACTCAGGCACCGACGCCAGCCAGTCGACCACCAGCTCTGTCCGGACTCTCAGGTAACGAGATGTACTGCGCCGCTCTCCTTGGCTACCGGCCAGGTAATATCATTGTCGGCAATAGTGTCTTTTCGATGGGCATTACTGGTGGGCTTCACAGCGAGTTTAAGGCAGCCATAGGTGGTGAATTAACCTCGATCACCAGCATGATCCAGGAAGGACGTAAGCGAGCCTTTGGGCGAGTCGAGAGTGAGGTCGCGCAGTATCAAGGCTGCGGTGTTACCGGAGTCACCAACGACCTTCTGTTCCAGGGAAGGCATATCGAGTTTCTATCGATCGGCTCAGCCCTTCATCGAAGCGACGGCCAAGTGACTAATGGGGCCTTCACATCGTCAGCCGACGGACAGGAGCTCTACTGTATGATGGACGCCGGTTTCGCTCCTATCTCTTTTGTTTTCGGTAACGTAGCCTACGCCATCGGTATCGGCCGGAACTTTTTCGGCGAACTGAGAACCCTCGCCAAGGGTGAGGTGACCCAGTACAGTAACGTCTTTAACACGACCCGCCAGCGGGCGATCGAGCGCATTGCCAATGAGGCGCGTGAAGCAGGTGCAAACTCTGTCGTCGGTATCCGCACTTCCATCCAGCCATTCGAGACACCAGAAGTCCAAGAGATGGTCATGACAGGTACGGCCGTTAACCACCAGGCCGTCTCCCAGTACGGTATTGGTCAGCGCTCTATCGGCGGGGTCGTAACCAGCGACCTGACAGCCGAGGAGATGTGGAACGTCGTCAATATGGGCTACATGCCGATTCAGCTCGTCCTCGGGACATCAGTCTACTCTCTCGGCGTCATCGGCGGGATTAGGGCAACCCTCAAGAACATGATCAGAGGCGAGATCACCACCGAGACTCAGATGATCTATGGGGCCCGTGAACAGTCCCTAAAGCGGATTATGGATCAGGCACAGCAGGTGGGGGCCGACGATGTTCTCGGTATCAAGACATACGTCTACGAACTCGGTACCAACCTCTTAGAGTTCTTGGCCATTGGCACTGCCGTTAAGCGCATCGACGGATTAACAACCCGCTCACAACAGCTACCACCCCAAGCCATCATCCGAGACAAAGACACCTTTGTTAACACCGCCCAGACAGATATCTCGACCGCCCTAAACAACCAACAACAAAACCCGAGCCCACAGACCCCTCCAAGCACCAATCCACAGCAGGCACAGCCACAACAACAGCAGCGTCCGTGGTAG
- a CDS encoding lysylphosphatidylglycerol synthase transmembrane domain-containing protein has protein sequence MNKRLRLVISVVLTLLTVAVFAYYLDHHSYLLTKLRHTRPLVVVWLLFLYVLWFSALALILQASARVCGKRLPTGENFLLNAYSSLVNFFIPGQGGPAVRAVYLKQKYKIRVRSYIFATLIYYACYALVSGLMLLTGSRPWWQTLLATIAIGGLSCLVLFIYHSRSKMKEGEVAINWSTLSYVGLATVLQAIIQVAIYFSELHSVNSHISLHQAITYTGAANFALFVALTPGAIGIRESFLIFSEKLHHITSANIVAANVIDRAIFIVFLGGLFLLVLGFHAKEKLHIKPTESPGS, from the coding sequence ATGAATAAACGTCTTCGCCTCGTTATCAGCGTTGTCCTCACTCTCTTGACGGTTGCCGTATTCGCTTACTATCTAGACCATCATAGTTACTTACTAACAAAACTCAGACATACTCGACCTCTTGTTGTGGTCTGGCTACTGTTTCTCTACGTTCTTTGGTTTAGCGCACTTGCCCTCATCCTCCAGGCAAGTGCCAGAGTATGCGGTAAGCGACTGCCTACGGGTGAGAACTTTCTATTGAACGCGTATTCCTCTCTGGTTAACTTCTTCATCCCGGGACAGGGTGGTCCGGCTGTACGAGCCGTCTACTTGAAGCAGAAGTACAAGATTCGTGTTAGGAGTTATATCTTTGCCACACTTATCTATTACGCCTGTTACGCTCTTGTGAGCGGGCTCATGCTTCTTACGGGAAGCCGGCCGTGGTGGCAGACTCTGCTGGCAACAATTGCTATTGGCGGATTGAGTTGCCTAGTGTTGTTTATCTACCACAGTCGTTCCAAGATGAAGGAAGGCGAGGTAGCAATCAACTGGAGCACTCTCTCATACGTAGGGTTGGCTACCGTCCTCCAAGCCATCATCCAAGTTGCCATCTACTTCAGCGAGCTTCACAGTGTTAATAGCCATATCAGCCTTCATCAGGCAATTACATATACGGGAGCTGCTAACTTCGCCCTTTTTGTCGCCCTGACCCCTGGCGCTATCGGTATCCGTGAGTCGTTCCTTATCTTCAGTGAGAAACTGCACCATATTACGAGCGCCAACATCGTGGCCGCTAATGTGATCGATCGGGCTATCTTTATCGTCTTTCTGGGAGGGCTATTCCTGCTCGTCCTTGGCTTTCACGCCAAAGAAAAACTCCACATCAAGCCGACAGAAAGCCCTGGCTCCTAA
- a CDS encoding glycosyltransferase family 2 protein, whose translation MKLVIMIPCLNEEKTLPLVLKGLPKKIEGIDKIETLLIDDGSTDKTLEVAKKFGVDHILRHAKNQGLSISFADGIKQSLALGADIIVLTEGDNQYPQERIPDLVKPILDGKADVVIGDRQTHTIEHFSPTKKILERVGTAVVNAAAGSKVPDAISGFRAYSKQAAIDLNPIAEYSWATETTIQASRKKQAIVIMPIKTNPKLRDSRQFKSSWQHIRRSAPTIIRSFIMYKPYTVFITMGTILLIIGLVPFAHFAWLSLTQKPGSVYGSHHLQSLIAGGVVLMAAFISYTLGIIADLIRINRKLQEDALELLKKIQSAQAKKS comes from the coding sequence GTGAAGTTAGTCATAATGATCCCGTGTCTGAACGAAGAAAAAACACTGCCGCTCGTTCTTAAAGGACTCCCTAAAAAGATTGAAGGAATCGATAAGATCGAAACTCTCCTTATAGACGACGGATCGACAGATAAGACATTAGAGGTCGCTAAAAAGTTTGGCGTCGACCACATTCTTCGGCATGCCAAAAATCAAGGGCTAAGTATCTCATTCGCCGACGGCATTAAGCAGTCACTGGCCCTTGGAGCGGATATTATTGTGCTGACAGAAGGGGACAACCAGTACCCTCAGGAGCGGATACCGGACCTCGTTAAGCCTATCTTGGACGGGAAAGCAGATGTGGTAATCGGAGATAGGCAGACTCATACAATCGAGCACTTTTCACCAACGAAGAAGATTCTGGAGAGAGTAGGGACAGCGGTCGTTAACGCAGCGGCTGGCTCAAAAGTCCCCGATGCCATTAGTGGTTTTAGGGCATATTCAAAACAAGCTGCGATTGATCTCAATCCAATTGCTGAATACAGCTGGGCCACCGAAACAACGATCCAGGCCTCACGCAAGAAGCAAGCCATCGTCATTATGCCTATAAAGACCAACCCGAAGCTTCGCGATTCGCGTCAGTTTAAGTCATCGTGGCAGCATATCCGACGATCGGCCCCAACCATCATCAGATCGTTCATCATGTACAAGCCATACACAGTCTTTATAACTATGGGAACGATACTGCTCATCATCGGCCTAGTACCGTTTGCTCATTTTGCCTGGCTATCGCTAACTCAGAAGCCTGGTTCAGTCTATGGTAGCCACCACTTGCAATCACTTATCGCGGGAGGCGTTGTTCTAATGGCGGCTTTCATATCCTATACACTTGGAATCATCGCAGATCTCATACGTATCAACCGAAAACTTCAGGAAGACGCCCTCGAGCTTCTGAAGAAAATACAGTCAGCGCAGGCCAAAAAGTCTTAG
- a CDS encoding glycosyltransferase family 2 protein encodes MSPQNRKLVSVIIPCYNEAGSIKKVVRDFHKSELTNAAFDFDIIVIDNASTDGTADKARETDARVISEPKKGKGRAIRAGFNNIHPRASYVVMIDGDDTYRPEEVLRLLEPLHHGFCDAVVGSRLSGKIHNNSMTFLNRFGNWTFTHMVRYFYSGANVTDVLSGYFAWKRKTIDELVPHLKAPHFAIEMEMITKMAKMGYEVYSVPITYNQRLGEANLRPFGDGFPILIMFLKNLHWKHRVNTEDGLVEEEV; translated from the coding sequence ATGAGTCCGCAGAATCGTAAACTGGTCTCTGTTATTATCCCCTGTTACAACGAGGCTGGAAGCATCAAGAAGGTGGTCCGCGACTTTCATAAAAGCGAACTTACGAACGCCGCGTTCGATTTCGATATTATTGTTATAGACAACGCATCTACTGACGGTACGGCTGATAAAGCACGAGAGACTGACGCGAGAGTCATTAGCGAGCCCAAGAAAGGCAAAGGTAGGGCTATTAGAGCAGGGTTTAATAACATTCATCCCCGTGCAAGTTACGTCGTTATGATTGACGGTGATGACACATACCGTCCGGAAGAAGTCTTACGTTTACTTGAACCGCTGCACCATGGTTTCTGCGATGCAGTTGTTGGTTCGCGACTGAGTGGCAAGATCCATAATAATAGCATGACCTTTCTGAACAGATTTGGTAACTGGACTTTCACCCACATGGTTCGCTACTTCTATAGTGGGGCCAACGTAACAGATGTACTAAGTGGTTATTTTGCTTGGAAGCGAAAAACAATTGACGAACTTGTCCCACATCTTAAGGCCCCCCATTTTGCTATAGAGATGGAAATGATAACGAAGATGGCGAAGATGGGGTATGAGGTCTACTCGGTGCCGATCACCTATAACCAAAGACTGGGCGAAGCAAACCTTAGACCTTTTGGTGATGGTTTCCCGATCCTCATAATGTTTTTGAAGAACTTGCATTGGAAACATCGCGTTAATACGGAAGATGGGTTGGTAGAGGAAGAAGTGTGA
- a CDS encoding glycosyltransferase family 4 protein codes for MKIVFVSDTIYPHMHGGKEKRLYELSTRLAKHGHDIHIYTMHWWDDAAKTHHESGVTLHAICKKYEMYNGDRRSIKEGIMFGLACFKLFGVKFDVLDVDHMPFFPILTAWVVCTVRHKRFYGTWHEALTRKEWVDYMGVGGNIAAIIERICIRLPYSVIAASRLTEGRVKIILGRSNRISMIPSGIDSHSMETITPARKRVDVLAVSRLVKDKNVDVLIRAVALLKEERPNISCVIIGHGPERQRIARLITKHSLKKNVTVLEKLPSVYPYMKAANVFCSPSSREGFGIVTLEALACNTPVVTVAEPTNAASMLIKPGKNGSVVALDEKDLAGAIGYWLHESKSAEISKTVSRYDWEVLVKKQHKVYAS; via the coding sequence GTGAAGATAGTATTTGTTTCCGACACCATCTACCCACATATGCATGGCGGCAAAGAAAAACGCCTTTATGAGCTAAGCACGCGTCTAGCGAAGCATGGGCACGACATCCATATCTACACGATGCATTGGTGGGATGATGCCGCGAAGACTCACCACGAAAGTGGTGTTACCTTACATGCTATTTGCAAGAAGTACGAGATGTACAACGGCGACAGGCGCTCAATCAAAGAGGGTATTATGTTTGGTCTTGCTTGCTTCAAATTGTTTGGGGTTAAATTTGATGTACTCGATGTCGACCACATGCCCTTTTTCCCTATACTGACCGCATGGGTTGTCTGTACGGTGAGGCATAAAAGGTTTTACGGAACATGGCATGAAGCACTTACTCGTAAAGAGTGGGTCGACTACATGGGTGTTGGGGGAAATATAGCAGCGATCATTGAGCGTATATGTATTCGCCTCCCCTACTCCGTTATAGCTGCCTCTAGGTTAACCGAAGGGCGCGTTAAGATCATACTGGGAAGATCTAATCGTATTAGTATGATTCCTTCTGGCATTGATAGCCATTCGATGGAAACCATTACTCCCGCTCGCAAAAGAGTTGATGTGTTGGCTGTAAGTCGTCTCGTCAAGGACAAGAACGTCGATGTGCTTATTAGGGCAGTCGCGCTTCTTAAAGAAGAAAGGCCAAACATTTCCTGTGTCATCATTGGACACGGTCCCGAGAGACAGCGTATTGCCCGTTTGATTACAAAACATAGTTTAAAAAAGAATGTAACAGTGCTCGAGAAACTTCCCAGTGTTTATCCGTATATGAAGGCTGCAAATGTTTTTTGCTCACCTTCCTCACGGGAAGGCTTTGGGATTGTCACGCTTGAGGCCTTGGCGTGCAATACCCCTGTCGTGACTGTTGCCGAACCCACTAACGCTGCCTCAATGCTTATAAAACCAGGTAAAAATGGATCCGTAGTAGCTCTCGACGAGAAAGATTTGGCTGGTGCAATCGGATACTGGCTCCATGAAAGCAAGTCAGCAGAGATCTCCAAGACCGTATCAAGGTATGATTGGGAAGTTTTGGTTAAGAAACAGCATAAGGTCTACGCATCATGA